GGGAGGCCCAGGCTCTGCTGCGGGCCCGGCCGATGGCCGGCGACGACGACCTCGCCGCCGACTTCGTCGCGCTGATCGATCCGATCCGGTACCCGGAGGCCATTGCCGACCAGGATGTCCGCGAGGTACGGCGGGTCAAGGCACGCATCGAGGCCGAGCGGCTGCCCCGCGGCGCGGATCCGGCGCGGCACCTGAAGCTGGGCCGCGGCGGCCTGAGCGACGTCGAATGGCTCGCCCAGCTGCTGCAGCTGCGGCACGCCGGCCGGCACCCGGAACTGCGGACCACCTCCACCGTGGAAGCCCTTGAGGCGGCCGCCAGCCTGGAGCTGCTGGAGGCCGGGGAAGTGGTCCTGCTGCTGCGGGCCTGGCGGCTCGCGAGCCGGATCCGCTCAGCCAACGTCATCTGGACCGGCCGCGCCTCGGACCTGTTGCCTTCGTCGCGGCGCGACCTCGAGGCGGTGGCACGCTGGTGCGGCTACAGCCCGGGGAACGCCGCCGCGCTCGAGGAGGATTACCTGCGGCTCAGCCGGCGGGCCCGCGCCGTCTTCGAGCGCGTCTTCTACGGTCAGTAGCCGCACGGCAGCGGCCTGCTGCTGACGCGCCACGGGCCGTCTGCTGACGCGCCACGGGCCACGGTGCTACCTTGGGGCGCATGACCAGGCAACTGTTTGTGAACCTGCCCGTGAAAGACCTCGCGAAGACGGTGCAATTCTTCACCGCGCTGGGGTTTTCCTTCAACCCCGACTTCACCGATGAGAATGCAGGCTGCATGATCGTCAACGACGACGCCTACGTGATGCTGCTGGTGGAGAGCTACTTCAAGACGTTCACGTCCAAGGCTGTTGCCGACGCCCGCAGCAGCAGCGAGGCGATTATGTCCTTCTCGCTGGAAAGCCGTGAGGCCGTGGACGCGCTGGTCAGGACCGCCCTGACCTCCGGCGGAACGCCGTCGGAGGAAGCCCAGGACTACGGGTTTATGTACACTCACAGCTTCCAGGACCCGGACGGCCACCTCTGGGAGGTGTTCTGGATGGACCCGGCCGGGCCACCCAAGGACGCCGCGCTGTAGCGTGCGGGCCAACGCCGGGCGCCCCGTGACCGCGGCGCGGCCCCGCTTTGGATACGCTTCTGTCATGTCTGAACACGTTTGGCTGCTGCCGCTGAAGGACCTCGACGACGACGCACGCGCCGTCAAGCTGGGCGAGGTCGCCGAAGTTGAGCTCGGCGAGGGCCAACGCAGGTTTGTCGGGGACCCGCTGCGGATGATGCTGATGGGCCTTGAAGAGGACGCCCGGCACCCCTTTGTCATCGACGTCGGCGGATCCGCCGTCGGTGTCCTGACCCTGCAGACCGGAGCGGCGACCCTGGCCGGCTGGGCGGACGACACTTCAGTCTGGCTGCTGCGCGGCTTCCTGATCGACCGCCGGCAGCAGGGCAAGGGCCTCGGTGCGCTGGCAGCGGAGGCCGCCGTCCGGGCGGCGGAGAAACTGACGGCAGCCTTCGGCGGCGGCCAGGCCGGCGTCGTCCTGTCCGTGAACGAAGAGAATCCTGCGGGGCAGGCCGCCTACCGGAAGGCCGGCTTCGAGGACCGCGGGCAATACCTTGGCCGCGACGCCGGCCCGCAGAGGACCATGTACCGGGCGTTCTGACCGGCGCTTCCTGGGATGGCTGGCGGTTCCGATAGCATGGGGACTATGAGCGCGAACCTACGCTAGCCCACCAGGGGCCGGCGACAATGGAAAGGCATTCCATGCTGAAACGCGCTCTGCCCCATGCCCTGTTCCGTATTTTCGGGCACCGTGTCTGCTGTGGCGCCATTCCGCGCTGGACCGCCCATGTCGGCCAGCGGTGGGACACCTATGACGTCGCGCCCTACAACCTCTACAACATCGTTTGGTGCGCCCAGCACTGGGTTCTGCAGAACTGCGACGACTGACCGCCCGGGAGGGCTCCAACCGTGCGGCGCCGCCGTCGGAGCCGTAGTCGAGTTGCCTGCACATCAAAAAGGCCGGCCCGAGGTGGTGAACCTCGGACCGGCCTTTGTTGTAACCGGGCGGACCCGCCCGGACTAGTCCCGGCGCGGCCGCCTGATCCGGCTATACGCCGTAGTAGAGCTCGAACTCGTACGGGTTCGGGCGCAGCGAGAGCGGACGGATCTCGTTCTCGTACTTGTATTCGATCCAGGTGTCGATCAGGTCCTGGGTGAAGACGCCGCCGGCCTGCAGGAACTCGTTGTCCTCGGCCAGGGCTTCCAGGGCCTCCTCGAGCGTGCCCGGGGCCTTGGGGATGTCCTTGGCTTCCTCGGCGGGGAGCTCGTAGAGGTCCTTGTCGATCGGAGCCGGGGGTTCGATGCGGTTGCGGATGCCGTCGATGCCGGCCATAAGCTGGGCCGCGAAGGCCAGGTACGGGTTGGAGGAGGGGTCCGGAGCGCGGAACTCGATGCGCTTCGCCTTCGGGTTGGAGCCCGTGATCGGGATACGGATACCGGCGGAGCGGTTGCCCTGCGAGTAAACCATGTTGACCGGAGCCTCGAAGCCCTTGACCAGGCGGCGGTAGGAGTTCACCGTCGGGTTGGTGAAGGCCAGCACGGCGGAGGAGTGCTTCAGCAGGCCGCCGATGTACCAGCGGGCGGTGTCGGACAGGCCGGCGTAGCCCTTCTCGTCGTAGAACAGCGGCTCGCCGCCGTTCCACAGCGACTGGTGGCAGTGCATGCCCGAGCCGTTGTCACCGAAGACCGGCTTCGGCATGAAGGTGACCGACTTGCCCCAGGCGTCCGCGGTGTTCTTGATGACGTACTTGAACTTCTGCAGGTCATCGGCCGCGTGGGTCAGCGTGGTGAACTTGTAGTTGATTTCTGCCTGGCCGGCAGAGCCCACCTCGTGGTGGCTGCGCTCGACCTCAAGGCCGGCCTCGTCCAGGGCGATGCACATGGCGTCGCGCAGGTCGGCCTGCTTGTCGGTGGGGGAGACCGGGAAGTAACCGCCCTTGACGGGGGTCTTGTAGCCGAGGTTTCCGCCCTCTTCCTCGCGGCCGGTGTTCCAGTGGGCTTCCTCGGAGTCGATCTTGTAGAAGCTGCCCTGCGGGGAGGACTGGTACTGGACGTTGTCGAAGACGAAGAATTCGGCCTCGGGGGCGAAGAAGGCGGTGTCGGCGATGCCGGTGGAGGCCAGGTAGGCCTCGGCCTTCTCGGCCACGCCGCGGGGATCGCGGTGGTACGGGTCACCCGTGCGGGGGTTCACGATGGAGAAGTTCAGCGCGAGGGTCTTCTCGATGCGGAAGGTGTCAACAAACGCCGTCGTGACGTCCGGGATGAGCTGCATGTCCGACTCGGCGATGCCCTGGAAGCCGCGGATCGACGAGCCGTCGAAGAGCTGGCCGTTGACGAAGAAGTCCGCGTCTACGCTCTTGGCGGGCACGTTGAAGTGCTGCTGAACGCCCGGGAGGTCGGTGAAGCGGATATCGACGAATTTGATGTCTTCGTCTTTGATGAACTTGAGGACTTCGTCCGCAGTCTTGAACATCTATGCTCCTTACGCATATGAAAGATCTGGCCATCGGGCCGTGTGGTCCAGCGCAGTCCGACGGCGGGGAAAACGCAGTGTTCACCCCGCCCACGATGCCGCTGGCAACTGTTACCACCCTAAGGACACGGGATTTCCCCACGGTGTCCGCTTTGTTTCGGGGAGGTTACAGAATGCGCTGACGTGTTAAAGTTAGTCGCTGTCCACAGTGTGGCCTATCCGGGTCCGCTCTGTGACCGACGAGAGTCCAAATAGTGGTCAACGCGGGGTGCCGCCGGGAGCCGATAGGCTTGGAGGGTGGTTGATCGCAAAGACATAGGCTCGTGGCTCAGTGGACCGGATACGTCCGGCATCTCCAAGTACCCGGGGGAGCGCCTGGGCCTGCCCGAGTCCGGCCCCGGCTCCATTGCCCGGGCCGGCCGGCGGATCCTCGCCATCTGTATCGACTGGGGGATCGCCCTGCTGATCAGCAACTTCGCCTTCGCCGGGAACTCCTGGGCGACCCTTGCCGTGTTCGCTGTGGAGCAGGCGCTGCTGGTCGGGACGCTGGGCTACAGCATCGGCCACCGGATCATGGGCATCCACGTTGTCCGCCTCGGCGGCGGCCCGGCGGGCCCGCTCCCCGCCCTGGTCCGCAGCGTCCTACTCTGCCTCGTGGTGCCCGCGGTCATCTTCGACCCGGACCACCGTGGCCTGCACGATAAGGCCATGAACACCGTCCTCGTCCGGATGTAGCTTCGGCGATTTGCCAGCGATGGCCAGTATTTCGCAGCGCTCAGCGGCCAGCTGCGGCTAATCAACGGGGGCAGTACACCTAGACCCGCGCCGGCTCCTGGGCGGGGGTGAGTTCGTCCGCGCCGGTTGGCACCGCAAGGTGGCCGCGGCGGCCGGCCCAGCGTTCGAACCAGACGGTGGCGAACGGCAGCACCGCGGCGAGCCCGGCGAAAAGCGCTACCCGGAACGGCCAGCGCTGCTGCCGCCACAGGGCCAGGGCCGCAACCCCGTAGCCGATGAAGAAGGCCCCGTGGATCGGACCGGCAATTTCCACGCCCAGTTCGGTGGCCTTCAGCACCCACTTGAGGAACATCCCGACGAGCAGCGCTGCCCAACTGAAGGCTTCAGCGACTGCCAGCACGCGGAAAGTCCCGACGACGGCGGTTTTCGAGGGAAGTTTCATGGGGGCTCTCCGGATTCGGTCGTGGCGGTGCCCGTGGGCGTGCCGTGGCGGTGAGTGGGGAGTGCCGGGCTGTGCGCCGGCGTCGGACGTGTTAGTCGTGGCGGTCAATGCGAAACGCCCCGGTTCCCGGCTTGAGGCCGGTAACCGGGGCGTTTCTGGAAAGCGTTGGCGCCCCTAGCGGCCGCGGGCCGCCTTGCGGTCCGGGCGTGCCTTGTACGGGTCAATGCCCTTGGGGATGGGCAGGCGGCTGCCGAGCGAGGCGATGCGCTTGGAGACGGTGCTGACCTCGGTCTTGGTCAGTTCGTTCTTCATCTTGCCCATCTTCCGGGCGACCTGGCTGATCGGCACCTGGCCCTCGCCCCGGCCGCTCTCGATCACGTGGATGGTGACGTTGGGCAGGATGCGCGAGAGGCGCTTGCGTTCGCCGTCGAGCAGGGGCTTGACGCGGTGGCTCGGGCCCTCGCTGACGAGCACGACGCCGGGGCGGCCGATGGCGCGGAACACGGCGTCCTGGGTGCGCGGGTTCACGGCGACCGGCTGCTCCTCGGTGATCCAGCCGCGGCGGAGGGTGCCCAGTGCAGCGCCCGAAGCGCCCGGCTGGTTCTCAATCTGGGCGAACGCTGCGCGCTCGGCGCGGCGGGACAGGATCAGGGTGGCCGCCAGAATGCCCAGCGGAATGCCGATGATCAGGCCGGTGATCCAGTTCTCCAGCAGGAAGCCCACCAGGAAGCTGACCGCGACGACGCCGAGGAAGGCCAGCAGCATGAGCCACGGCACCATCGGGTCATGGCGGCGTGTCATCTGGAAGACTTCGCTGATCTGCTTCAGCCGGCTCGGCTTCTTGACCTTGGCTTCCTTGGGCTTGCGGGAAAAAAGGCCACGCTTCGGCTCATCGGCTGAAGACGGGGACGTGCTGGAGTCAGGGAAATTCGCCATAGTGCCTTAATTCTACGTGATGCACGGCTCAGGGCCGGACACCGGATTGCTCCGGCGCCGGCCCTGGGCGGCATGGGTGTACGGGGTCGTTCAGGAGTGTGCAGCGAGCAGCGAGCTGGCTTCCTGCCGGGTGCTGCCCGAGCTTTCGATGTGCGCGAGCTCGGCGGGGATTTCCCAGCCCTTCTTGCGCATCGCGGTGGCCCAGAGCCGGCCGGCGCGGTAGGAGGATCGTACCAGCGGTCCGCTCATCACACCGAGGAAGCCGATCTCGTCGGCTTCCTGCTGCAGGTCCACGAACTCCTGCGGCTTGACCCAGCGGTCCACCGGGAGGTGGCGTTCGCTCGGGCGCAGGTACTGCGTGATGGTGATCAGGTCGCAGCCGGCCTCGTGCAGGTCGCGAAGCGCCTCGGAGATTTCCTCGCGGGTCTCGCCCATGCCCAGGATCAGGTTGGACTTCGTGACCATGCCGAGCTTGCGTCCCTGGGTGATGACGTCCAGGGACCGTTCGTAGCGGAAGGCGGGACGGATGCGCTTGAAGATCCGGGGCACGGTTTCGACGTTGTGCGCGAAGACCTCCGGCTTGGAGTCGCAGATGGCCTCGATGTGCTCGGGCTTGCCGGAGAAGTCGGGGATCAGCAGCTCGACGCCGGTGCCCGGGTTCAGCTCGTGGATCTTGCGGACCGTTTCGGCGTAGAGCCAGACGCCCTCGTCGGCGAGGTCGTCGCGGGCCACGCCGGTGACGGTGGCGTAGCGCAGCTGCATGGACTGGACCGAGCGGGCCACCTTGGTGGGTTCGAACATGTCCACGGGGGAGGGCTTGCCGGTGTCGATCTGGCAGAAGTCGCAGCGCCGGGTGCATTCGGAGCCGCCGATCAGGAAGGTGGCCTCTTTGTCTTCCCAGCACTCGAAGATGTTCGGGCAGCCGGCCTCCTCACATACCGTGTGGAGGCCTTCCTTCTTGACGAGGTTCTTGAGCTGGACGAACTCCGGGCCCATCTGGACCTTGGCCTTAATCCAGTCGGGCTTCCGTTCCACCGGGGTGGCCGCATTGCGCTGCTCGATACGCAGCATCTTCCGGCCTTCTGGTGCCAGTGTCACAGTAGAGCTCCTTCGTGGGTTGCAACTAGGGCTTCTTCATTGTTGCGCAGTTCCTCGGTGATCCGCGACACGAGGTCCGCCGGGGTGACGTCCCGGCCGGTCTCCTGCGCGATCGTTGTGACCCCGGCGTCGGTGATGCCGCAGGCGATGATCTGGCCGTACGGGGCCAGGTCGTTGTTGCAGTTGATCGCGAAGCCATGCATGGTGACGCCCTCGTGGACGCGGATGCCGATGGCGGCAATCTTGCGTGCCGGCCCCTTCTCGTCCTGGTCGATCCAGACGCCGGCGCGGCCCTTGATGCGGACGGCGTCAATGCCGTAGTCGGCCAGGACGGCGATGATGACGGCTTCGAGGCGTTCAACATAGTCCCGGATGCCGGCCGGGTTCTTCAGCTTGATGATGGGGTAGCCCACTAGTTGGCCGGGGCCATGCCAGGTCAGCTTGCCGCCGCGGTCCACCGGCACAACCGGGGTTCCGTCGAAGGGGCGCTCGTGGTCTTCGGTGCGTTTGCCGGCGGTGTAGACCGGGGAATGTTCGAGCAGCAGAACGGTGCTGGGTGCGGTCCCGGCGACGACTTTCTCGTGCAGTTCGCGCTGGATGTCCCAGCCGCGGGTGTAGTCGACGAATTCGGGGGCGAGACCCAGCTGGGAGAACTCAAGAGTCATGGCATCCAGCTTAGTCCTCGGCTGTGCTGCCCACCGCTTCTGTGGTGAAGCTCTCATGCCTGTGGATAACTTCTGCAGGGACGCCACGAATCGGCTATTCCTGAGCTATGGATGATGACAAGCTGTCCTCCGTGCCCGGTCCGGGGCCGGCGCCGGAGGTTCCCGGTTACGACGTCGGTCGGCTGCTGGGGTGCGGCGGCACCGCTGCCGTCTGGCTCGCCACGGAGCATGTGACGCGCCGTGACGTCGCGCTGAAGTGCCTGGCTGCCGGCGGCCCGCCGGAAGCGGGAGATGCCGAGGAAGCCGCTCGGCGCGAGGTCCGGATCCTCTCCGTGCTCGAGCACGAGCACCTCGTCAAGGTTCGCGCGGTGGTCCGGGTGCGTCACGGGACCGGCGGCGGTACGGGGCTGGGCCTGGTGCTGGACTACGCCGACGGCGGATCGCTGGCGGAACTCCTGGCGGCCCGCGGGAGCCTCCCCCCGGGGGAGGCCGTGACCGTTCTGACGCCGATCGCGCAGGCGGTGGCCTATTTGCACGGAAACGGCTTTACCCACGGCGACGTCTCACCCGGCAACGTGCTGTTCACCGCCCAGGGCAAACCGCTGCTCGCCGACCTCGGGGTGGCGCGGATGCTGGCGGACCCGCGGGAACCTTCCCGCCCCGGAACGGACGGGTTCCGCGACCCCGCGCCGGTTGATGCAGTCCGGGCAGGCCTGCAGCCGGAGGGTGACGTCTACTCGGTGGCTGCCTTGGGCTGGTTCTGCCTCACCGGCCGGGCGCCCGAACCGGAGCCGCAGCGCCCTCCGCTGCCGCTGTTGGTCCCGGGTGTTCCGGCCCGGCTCGCCGAGGCCCTCGAGGCGGGGCTGCGCACCGACCGGCGCCAGCGGCCGTCCGCGGCGGAACTCGCGGCCGCCATATTCCGGAGCGCGCCGGCCGAGCCCGTGGACCTGTCAGCCTCCGTGCACCCCACAGTGCTGCCGCAGCTGCTGACCAGGGGCTCCTTGCCCCCGGGTGCGCGGGAACGCCGGGCAGGCCGGCTGCGGAACTGGCGGTCACGGGCGCCGGGCCGGGTGCCGGGCCTCGGGTACGGCCGGGGGCGGAGTCCGGCGGTTGGCTCGCGGCTTCGCCCCGGGCTCGCTGATTCGACACAGCGAGCCGGGACCGAAGCCGCGAGCGGAGCGGCCGCCCGCGCACGGCATGCCGCATCCCGGGTCCGCGTGCAGCGTCACCGGCTGCAGCTTCGAGGGACCGGCATCCGGCGGACCGGCGCCCCGGGGACCGGCATCCGGCGGACCGCGGCCGGGTTCGTGCTGGCAGCCCTCCTCACGGCCGTCGGCATCCTCGCGGCGCCGCTGCTTGCCGGTCCGGCGCCCGGACCCGCCGGACCCGCCGGGCCTGCCGGAGCTGCCGTCGACCCGACACCGGGCTCCGGACCACGTCCGGGCACCGGACCAGGCTCCGGAGCAGCGGCGCCAAGCCAAGGGCCACGCCCGGGGCCGGCCGCGGCAGCCAACGGGAAGGCAGCCGCGGCAGCCGAAGCCGTTCCGGCGGAACTCCAGGAACTGCTCGCGGCACCGCGGCCGGAGGATGCCGTCCGGGGTCTCGCCGGCCTCCGCTCCTACGCCCTCACATCGGGCAGCCTCGGCTTGTTGGAACAGGTCACCGCCCCGGCGTCGCCCGCCGCCGCCGCGGACGCTGCGCTCGGTTCCCGACTGGCGGAGTCCGGCCACGTGCTGGACGGCTTTGAGGCCCGGCTGTCGACGGTCCGGGCCCTGCCGGAAAGCACCGCCACCCGGGCCGTGGTGTCGCTCAGCGTTGCCTCGCCGCCCTACCAGGAGCGCGACGCTGCCGGCACAGTGGTCGCCGAAGCGCCCGCCGCCATGGAACGGCGGCTCCGCCTGGTCCTGGTGCCGGTGGACGGCAGGTGGCGGATCCAGGACATCCTCCCCGACGCCGGAGGCTAGGTGCGGTCCGCCACCCAGGCCGCGGCCTCGGCGAGCGAGGGGTGCTGCCACTGGAATCCGGCCCCTGCCAGGGCCGCTGGCTCCATCCGCTGGCTGGCCAGCAGGAGCTCGTTGGCCAGCTGGCCCATCACGAGGCGCAGCACCGGCGCGGGTACCCGCAGCAGGGCCGGCCGGTGCAGGGCGCCGGCCAGCCGCGCGATCAACGAATTCACGTCCGCGCACTCCGGCGCGCAGACATTGACCGGCCCGGCCAACGGTGCGGTGAGCAGGAACTCAAAGGCGGCCGCCACATCGGGAAGCGTGATCCACGGCCAATACTGGCGGCCGTTGCCAAGGGGGCCGCCCACGCCCAGGCGCAACAGCGGCAGCAGCCGGCCCAGGGCGCCGCCGTTCCGGCTCAGGACGACGCCGGTGCGCGCGGTGACCACGCGGACCCCGGCCGGCGCCTCGTGTGCGGCGGCCTCCCAGTCGACGCAGATCCGGGCCAGGATGCCAGTCCCTGCCGGGGCGTTCTCCCGCAGCACGGCCGGCCCGGCGTTGCCGTAGTAGCCGGAGGCGGACTGGCTAAGGAACACCGGCGGCGGGGTGTCCATGCGTCCCATCGCCGCCGTTAGGGTCCGCGTCGCGCCAAGCCGGGAGGAGCTCAGTTCGCTGATCCGGCGCCGCGTCCAGGGCCGGTCGCCGATCCCCGCACCGGAAAGGTTGATGACGGCGTCGGCGCCCTTGAGGGCAGTGTCGTCGATCCGTCCCGCCGCGGGATCCCACTGGACCTCGGCGGGCGAGGCGGGCGGCCGCCGGACCAGGCTGACGACGTCGTGTCCGCTGCCGCGCAACGTGTCGGACAGGGCAGTTCCGAT
The nucleotide sequence above comes from Arthrobacter sp. KBS0702. Encoded proteins:
- the lipB gene encoding lipoyl(octanoyl) transferase LipB, with protein sequence MTLEFSQLGLAPEFVDYTRGWDIQRELHEKVVAGTAPSTVLLLEHSPVYTAGKRTEDHERPFDGTPVVPVDRGGKLTWHGPGQLVGYPIIKLKNPAGIRDYVERLEAVIIAVLADYGIDAVRIKGRAGVWIDQDEKGPARKIAAIGIRVHEGVTMHGFAINCNNDLAPYGQIIACGITDAGVTTIAQETGRDVTPADLVSRITEELRNNEEALVATHEGALL
- a CDS encoding VOC family protein produces the protein MTRQLFVNLPVKDLAKTVQFFTALGFSFNPDFTDENAGCMIVNDDAYVMLLVESYFKTFTSKAVADARSSSEAIMSFSLESREAVDALVRTALTSGGTPSEEAQDYGFMYTHSFQDPDGHLWEVFWMDPAGPPKDAAL
- the glnA gene encoding type I glutamate--ammonia ligase, translating into MFKTADEVLKFIKDEDIKFVDIRFTDLPGVQQHFNVPAKSVDADFFVNGQLFDGSSIRGFQGIAESDMQLIPDVTTAFVDTFRIEKTLALNFSIVNPRTGDPYHRDPRGVAEKAEAYLASTGIADTAFFAPEAEFFVFDNVQYQSSPQGSFYKIDSEEAHWNTGREEEGGNLGYKTPVKGGYFPVSPTDKQADLRDAMCIALDEAGLEVERSHHEVGSAGQAEINYKFTTLTHAADDLQKFKYVIKNTADAWGKSVTFMPKPVFGDNGSGMHCHQSLWNGGEPLFYDEKGYAGLSDTARWYIGGLLKHSSAVLAFTNPTVNSYRRLVKGFEAPVNMVYSQGNRSAGIRIPITGSNPKAKRIEFRAPDPSSNPYLAFAAQLMAGIDGIRNRIEPPAPIDKDLYELPAEEAKDIPKAPGTLEEALEALAEDNEFLQAGGVFTQDLIDTWIEYKYENEIRPLSLRPNPYEFELYYGV
- a CDS encoding serine/threonine-protein kinase; amino-acid sequence: MDDDKLSSVPGPGPAPEVPGYDVGRLLGCGGTAAVWLATEHVTRRDVALKCLAAGGPPEAGDAEEAARREVRILSVLEHEHLVKVRAVVRVRHGTGGGTGLGLVLDYADGGSLAELLAARGSLPPGEAVTVLTPIAQAVAYLHGNGFTHGDVSPGNVLFTAQGKPLLADLGVARMLADPREPSRPGTDGFRDPAPVDAVRAGLQPEGDVYSVAALGWFCLTGRAPEPEPQRPPLPLLVPGVPARLAEALEAGLRTDRRQRPSAAELAAAIFRSAPAEPVDLSASVHPTVLPQLLTRGSLPPGARERRAGRLRNWRSRAPGRVPGLGYGRGRSPAVGSRLRPGLADSTQRAGTEAASGAAARARHAASRVRVQRHRLQLRGTGIRRTGAPGTGIRRTAAGFVLAALLTAVGILAAPLLAGPAPGPAGPAGPAGAAVDPTPGSGPRPGTGPGSGAAAPSQGPRPGPAAAANGKAAAAAEAVPAELQELLAAPRPEDAVRGLAGLRSYALTSGSLGLLEQVTAPASPAAAADAALGSRLAESGHVLDGFEARLSTVRALPESTATRAVVSLSVASPPYQERDAAGTVVAEAPAAMERRLRLVLVPVDGRWRIQDILPDAGG
- a CDS encoding RDD family protein yields the protein MVDRKDIGSWLSGPDTSGISKYPGERLGLPESGPGSIARAGRRILAICIDWGIALLISNFAFAGNSWATLAVFAVEQALLVGTLGYSIGHRIMGIHVVRLGGGPAGPLPALVRSVLLCLVVPAVIFDPDHRGLHDKAMNTVLVRM
- a CDS encoding TIGR01777 family oxidoreductase, whose product is MRILIAGASGLIGTALSDTLRGSGHDVVSLVRRPPASPAEVQWDPAAGRIDDTALKGADAVINLSGAGIGDRPWTRRRISELSSSRLGATRTLTAAMGRMDTPPPVFLSQSASGYYGNAGPAVLRENAPAGTGILARICVDWEAAAHEAPAGVRVVTARTGVVLSRNGGALGRLLPLLRLGVGGPLGNGRQYWPWITLPDVAAAFEFLLTAPLAGPVNVCAPECADVNSLIARLAGALHRPALLRVPAPVLRLVMGQLANELLLASQRMEPAALAGAGFQWQHPSLAEAAAWVADRT
- a CDS encoding DUF3817 domain-containing protein, translated to MKLPSKTAVVGTFRVLAVAEAFSWAALLVGMFLKWVLKATELGVEIAGPIHGAFFIGYGVAALALWRQQRWPFRVALFAGLAAVLPFATVWFERWAGRRGHLAVPTGADELTPAQEPARV
- a CDS encoding GNAT family N-acetyltransferase, which gives rise to MSEHVWLLPLKDLDDDARAVKLGEVAEVELGEGQRRFVGDPLRMMLMGLEEDARHPFVIDVGGSAVGVLTLQTGAATLAGWADDTSVWLLRGFLIDRRQQGKGLGALAAEAAVRAAEKLTAAFGGGQAGVVLSVNEENPAGQAAYRKAGFEDRGQYLGRDAGPQRTMYRAF
- the lipA gene encoding lipoyl synthase produces the protein MTLAPEGRKMLRIEQRNAATPVERKPDWIKAKVQMGPEFVQLKNLVKKEGLHTVCEEAGCPNIFECWEDKEATFLIGGSECTRRCDFCQIDTGKPSPVDMFEPTKVARSVQSMQLRYATVTGVARDDLADEGVWLYAETVRKIHELNPGTGVELLIPDFSGKPEHIEAICDSKPEVFAHNVETVPRIFKRIRPAFRYERSLDVITQGRKLGMVTKSNLILGMGETREEISEALRDLHEAGCDLITITQYLRPSERHLPVDRWVKPQEFVDLQQEADEIGFLGVMSGPLVRSSYRAGRLWATAMRKKGWEIPAELAHIESSGSTRQEASSLLAAHS
- a CDS encoding DUF4191 domain-containing protein, with product MANFPDSSTSPSSADEPKRGLFSRKPKEAKVKKPSRLKQISEVFQMTRRHDPMVPWLMLLAFLGVVAVSFLVGFLLENWITGLIIGIPLGILAATLILSRRAERAAFAQIENQPGASGAALGTLRRGWITEEQPVAVNPRTQDAVFRAIGRPGVVLVSEGPSHRVKPLLDGERKRLSRILPNVTIHVIESGRGEGQVPISQVARKMGKMKNELTKTEVSTVSKRIASLGSRLPIPKGIDPYKARPDRKAARGR